The Haloterrigena turkmenica DSM 5511 genome includes the window AACGAGACCAGCGAACTCTGCGGGGGCGGCCGATTCTGAGATGCCGGTCTCCGATTCCGTCGACCGCGACGGTGAGGGCGAGGGCGCTGGCGCTCGAGACGGTGCGGGGACTCACGGTGAGCGTCCCGACGACGGCCTCCCGATCAACGAGCTGTTCTACTCGCTGCAGGGCGAGGGCACTCTCGCCGGCGTCCCGTCGGTGTTCGTCCGCACGAGCGGCTGTAACCTCCGGTGTTGGTTCTGTGACTCCTATCACACCTCCTGGGAGCCGACCCACGCGTGGCTCGGCCTCGAGGAGATCCTCGCCGAGATCGAGAGCCACGACGCCGACCACGTCGTGCTCACGGGCGGCGAGCCCCTGATCCACGAGGAGAGCGTCGCCCTCCTCGAGGCGCTCGACGATCGCGGCTACCACACCACCGTCGAGACCAACGGGACGATCAATCGCGACGCGCCGATCGACCTCGCCTCGATCAGCCCGAAACTCGAGAGCAGCACGCCGACGCCGGAGCGCGCGCCGGACGACGCCGACGAAGCCGACGCGGAGCGGTGGGCCGAGCGCCACGAGCGCGACCGGATCGACCTCGAGGCGCTCGCTGCACTGGTCGAGGACTACGAGTTCCAGCTGAAGTTCGTCGTCACCGACGGCGACGATCTGCCGGAGATCCTCGACCTGCTCGCGGAGCTCCGCGGCGTCGCCGACGCGCCGATCCGCGACGACGACGTGCTCTTGATGCCCGAGGGCGCGACGCGCGAGCGCCTCGCGGAGACCCGCACCCGCGTCGCCGAGCTCGCGATGGAGCACGGCTTCCGGTACACCCCGCGGCTCCACGTCGACCTCTGGAACGACGCGCCCGAGACGTAGCAACCGACGACCGTTCGACCACCAGCACTACGATGACCGACGCGAACACCGCGACTGACGACGACGAATCGACCAAGAAACGCGCCGTCATCCTCCTCTCAGGAGGT containing:
- a CDS encoding 7-carboxy-7-deazaguanine synthase QueE produces the protein MPVSDSVDRDGEGEGAGARDGAGTHGERPDDGLPINELFYSLQGEGTLAGVPSVFVRTSGCNLRCWFCDSYHTSWEPTHAWLGLEEILAEIESHDADHVVLTGGEPLIHEESVALLEALDDRGYHTTVETNGTINRDAPIDLASISPKLESSTPTPERAPDDADEADAERWAERHERDRIDLEALAALVEDYEFQLKFVVTDGDDLPEILDLLAELRGVADAPIRDDDVLLMPEGATRERLAETRTRVAELAMEHGFRYTPRLHVDLWNDAPET